Sequence from the Sardina pilchardus chromosome 15, fSarPil1.1, whole genome shotgun sequence genome:
ACCGAAAAGCATCTCTGCCGATGCTTCTGTTGTGCTGTCGGGGTCCAGCAGGTCCATTACTTCTCATCAGTTAGAGCAGTCAAGCTTCAATGGCATGGCATGTGTTTCACCTCCATCACGCATGGGAGTGGTCAGATAGATGGGCAAACTTCTCCAAAAACAATGCTATCAGTATAGGAACCATGTGCTGCTACTCAAGTGGACGTAGAGGGGAAAATGCTGAgaagggaggtggggggtggggggggggggtacagccTCAAATGAATCCATCTCACTTTAAAGCCAGCCTTCGTTGAAAGAAGGAAGGGGAGATGGCAGAAACAACAAATACAACGCACATGTCCTCATCTGGTAGGACATCGACTTCAGAGCTCACAAAGAAGTTTGTGCAATGCGGAGATGAAAAAAGGCTACATGAAACCCAGCGGAGCACACGAGAGGCCCTGTGGAATAGTTTCAGGATGGgctggtgggaggggggggggggggggactgtagGTCACTGCACTGTACCAAGATGTTAGACAGAAGGGACctgtggggggggtgggagggcggTTCAAGACAGCCTaaacagacataaacaaaacTGTAGTGCTTCACACGGGTCACCAAACAGAGTTGTGTGCGAGTCGAGAGACTACAACAAGTGTACTTAGTGGCTTGTGTCGCGGGTGCACGCAAACATCTGCAACTGGAGAAGATTACAGCAAGACTATGACTAGGACTGTGTGCTTTAAACTGTGTGCTTTAAATCACTTCGCCAGTCAACAAAGATAAATACACTACTGTCAGTCTGAGCGCAAAGAACAGTCAGTCATTTACAAGCAAAATTAGCCAGTACAGTGTATATTAAACAATGCTGCCGTGAGTTAAACCCATGGTCCTGATGATACTTACAGTTCTTCGAGTGCATTGCCTAAATAGAATATTCTCTGAAAGTGAAGATAGTCAGGCTAATACAGGTAACaaactacttttttttttagcttggaCTCTGTCAGACAGTTCCTCGCTATACTTTTATACATGTAGTTGTACTTTTAAATAACTCCTCTCTACCTGAATTTTATTTGACTTAAAAACTTCATGAGTATATGGAATACTAGCTGTAGGTTTGATGTAAAGCTGGGGGTCGGGCATTTTCACATCTGTGGAGCAGGTGAGCAGAGGGATCACCTTCCGCGATTTTCAATGGTGAAACTATCTAAATGAAATGCTCTCCGATAACAGCTGAAACTAGACAAAGCTTTTGAAGTCTTGAAACCCACCCCCAACCCTTAGTCTTACTTTTTCATAGaggagaacatacagtacagtggatGGAAACATGGGAGCCGGCTTATACATCCAGACCACATGGGTGTTTATCTTTAAAAGGGGTGAGAAATATTTACGCCACAGTATTTCCGCCTGGGCAGAAAACATCTGTTGCGATTCTCCATTTCAGGGAAAAGTGAAAACACGTATAAGGGAGTCCCAGACAGAAATGAGAAACAAGCGGTTTTGGTACTGACAGCACCCTTATAAAAACTGGACAGCTGACAGAGCTCCACAACAGATCTGGGAAcagtactcactcacacacgcataataTGTTGAAACAGTTTGTACTTCCAAAGGCATAAGACACAAGAGACAGATCACTTCATTTGCTGGAATAAAATGGGCTGAAACTCAAATTTGTCAGAGAGAGGGCAGCGAGATAAACACAAGCACATGAAAGATGAAATGGTTATGAGCTCCTGAAGGACCCCATTACAGAAATTGCAGCCTCTCGTcaaatttaaaaacaaaacatgtctaCGAGGGACCTATTGAGGACACAAAACATGTATAAATATTACCTAGTCTAGGTATCTAGTCTGACTACATGATTCCCAAATACAGTCAACTATGTAAaatcattgtgactcaggtcaaGGACCATCTCAGCTTGGTAGGGGCCCAAAATAACTGCAAACCACAATGGAAAAAACAACAGACCATATCAATAACAACAATTAAGTCATATGAGTATCAGCCTGTGTTTACACTGTTCTATAATTATGCATTAACAAACTTTTGCCAAATCCACAGCACACAGTAACACTATCGTAAGGGTTGCAATAGAACATGTTGCTGAAACATGTTAATGAATATTTAAAGAAATAACAGCCTCCCATAAAACATGCTAGTTTGCAAACTGATCCCTCAAACCTTCTATTTGAATGAAACTAAGCCAAAGCATGTGCATCTACCAATGGCTCATTTGAATCACCTCCACATCTTCATGAAAATGTAGTGCCCTGTACAGGTAAAAGCTGCTTCATTGGCATTGCAGAGCAGTTTTATAGGAAATGTACAGACAGAATCTGCAAGTCAAAACCAACCCAGCTAGGCGATAAAGACCTTAATGCCTAGTCAACGTCCCTGAATAAACAATAGCTCTTCAAATGTACAAATCTTAGTTACTGTGGGCTTAGAAAACATTTGACCTGTAACATGTCATGGGAATGAAGGCCTTAAactctaggctatatttaaattaCATTTTGAAAAGCCTGCAAATGACCGCATCTTTAACCAAATTAATTTGAAATGGGATGAAATCCAAGTCAATTAGCTGGCAATGTGCTGTCTGAAGCCCAAAATAAACAATACTACAATGACAGCATATCCAAATGAGGAGCAGTGCGAGCTCTTAGTCACGGCAACAGTCCTTGGAGATGCTGGCCTACTCCAGAGACAAATGGGTTACTAATCAGAACCATTTTCACTCTTCAAACTAATCTCCTTGAGCCAATAGCTTAGGCTGCTCCAATTTTCAATGTAGAacataaaaaaacagcaaaggATCTAATCTTATGACTAATGCACAtttctgtgctttttttttacatttaagaAAAATGAAAAACGTTTGTTTGGTTTGCCATATAAATCTTGTATAATAGCTGTAAAAAAATGATAACTAATATACTGAACTAGAGAAATAACATGAATaaaactttgctcaaaactatcCCAAACTGCATCATTGTAGAACACATTTTGTCAGTGTTCCATTTTACATTAGCAATGCCTTCCAAGACAACATCCCTACAACAAAAATAAATTCAACTAATAACTGCTTTCTGCTCTTTTTGCTCCAGACTCAGACTGGCCACTTCCCGAGTTCCTGTGTCCCATTTGGCTCTTCTTGGACGTGCTCTTCTCCACTGCCTCCATCATGCACCTCTGTGCCATCTCCCTCGACCGGTACATAGCCATCAAGAGGCCCATCCAGCACAGCCAGTACAAGTCCCGTGCCAAGGCCATGGCGAAGATTGCACTTGTGTGGATCATATCGATCGGTAAGCATGTGCGATGGGAGCAAGGGGTAAACGGCACATGGATTGCCCTCCCTCTACAGGTGACTAATGTCTGCAGAATTGACTAACGTCTGCTCTCAGTCCCATCTACGGTCTATTTACGATGTACCTTCTCCTCGGGGTGTCGCATTTGGTAATGGCTAGGACATTTATCCTCAAAAACTAGTCTATATAATCGGAATCTTCTTTCAAAAGTTCAGGCACATGGGCAACTGTTTTATACGAACACGTTTGCGAAACCATGCGCAACGCATTAAACCTGACATTTAAAGAAGCAACAGGACACATGCCACACCAGAGGAGTAGGAGCCAAACGGCCTCAGGCTGTGCAGCAGGAGACGCTGCCGAGAGAGAAGGCTGGGAACAGCCTGTGAACGCTTGCCATGTTCCCTCGCAGGTCAGGGACCGTAAACAGGGAGACGTTCAACAGTCATACTCGGGAGGCTTCAGAGGAGTTATGAGTGTACAGAAATAATCTCAAACAGAAAATCAATTTGTCCCGGATTCAAATACATGTAAACCAATACCACTAGGGATCATTTGGTGGGGTTCATTGTGCATTGTGTGTCAAATCTGTCCAGTCTTTGTTTACTCCATTCTGATTAATGCGTTTTCCCATTATTTCTCACTAACTATCTGCGTCAAGCATTTCTTCAACATCCTCTTGTCTTTGAAACTGGACTGCCTCTGACTGACCAATGAACCCATGTTTACATAAGCCCAATGATTTCCTTTTAACGATTCCTGTCTCAGTTACACAGTGGCTTTCAGCGGAGAAAAACGAAATTAAACACCTCACAAGCCATGCTCGTTAACATCTAGTCCAGACAATTCCCCTTGGCTGAGCTGCTTGGAGCGAGTCAGCCGTGGTGCAGCGCCTTGGCTAAGACATCCTGGCCGACACAGACAACGCCCCTCCAAAGGCAGGGCCCGTGCTCACATGCTCGAGACAGACAGCGTCGGCAATCCCCTGCTCTTTTCGCCTGTGCTGGTTTTGCGGAGCTAAAAAGGTAGACGACAGTAGATCAAAAGTAATGATCGCTGCAGAGCAAAATGCAAGTCTCTTGGTCTCTAAAAGACTAATGTATCCTGTGTGGACTTTAGAAGTAGTAAATGAGGGGGGCTACTATTCCATCATATCCCTCAGCCTTTTAATAGTATGTCTGAATATCGAACAGAGAGGACCTATTTGAACTCCATCCGTGCCAGGAATTAATAGCAAAAAGTACACTTTCAAAACTGAAAAAAGACTATAATCCGAGAGCTTCGTTATGACTAACGCTCTTCTTCTTTCTACAGGAATTGCCATACCGATTCCAATCAAGGGCCTGAGAATCTTCCATCACCCAAACAACATCACCTTCAACCAAAACCACACTTGTTTGCTCAAGCAGGACAGCTTCAAAGATTTCATCATGTTTGGATCGCTGGCAGCTTTCTTCATACCACTCACTGTAATGTTGGTCATATATCTGCTGACCATCCAGGCCTTGCGCAAAAAGGCCTACTTGCTCAGGTCACGGGTGACTCAGCGCTATTCTAGGCCCACCATCTCCACAGTGTGCCAGCGTGATCAACCCAACTCTTCTCCATCAGACTCCACCAAACTAGCCATGCTAGAAGGGGTCAAGAGAAACCGAACTGGTAGCCCCCAAAACCCCTTCACGGGGCAGGACATCCCTATGCGGAGACTGTCAACCATGGGTAAAAAATCCATGCAGAACATCAGCAACGAGCAGCGGGCATCAAAGGTGTTGGGTATAGTGTTTCTGCTGTTTGTAGTAATGTGGTGTCCTTTCTTCATCACAAATGTAACGGCAGTATTCTGCAAGAGCTGTGACATTAAGGTGGTGGGTCGGCTCATGGGTATTTTCGAGTGGATTGGCTATGTTTCCTCCGGAGTCAACCCCTTGGTTTACACGCTTTTCAACAAGAACTTCCGCGAGGCGTTTGCCCGCTACATCACCTGTAACTACAGCGGCGGGCCCAGGCCCCCGAAAGTGCAGCAAAAGACCCTGACGCGGATCTCTTTCCGTTCCTCCGTGGCTGAGAACTCAAAGCTCTTCATGAAAAATGGAATGAAGAATGGCATCAGCCCAGTGAACTATCAGAGCCCTCTGCGGAGGAGATCGGCACCGATCCAGTCCTCTACCAGCGTGTTGCTGGACACTTTGCTGCTCACAGAAAACGATGACGGCAAGCCGGATGAAAATGTTAGCTATGTGTGACCTTTTCAACTGGATGTCACTAGACACAACAAGGGACAGTCAGTAAATACTGTGGCTTCCTAAGAACCTGACTGGCAAAAAAGCTCTACTAATAGGTGGAAGTATGATCTGGTAATATCAAGCCTAATGAGTTGACGAGGCTGAAACAGGACCCCATAATGGATGCCAGCAGTTGTTGGACTAAAAGAAAGTGTGGACATTCAGTTCATCTTTATTCTATAACCCAACTTGCTTGCTCTATATGTTGACCCAACTTGCTAGCTCTCAATATGTTGACAAGTCAAGCATGGGGGAAAACACAGCATGGATCATTTGAGCCTTCTATGTACACATGTACAACTGTTCTTGAATGTCACCTGGTTTTACTGAAAAGATGAAAGACTACGTTTTTTGTGCCAAATAAGCAAAAGATTTATAATTTGCCCTTACAGTCTGATTTTTTATGTTTGGAGAAAAAATGCCAACCAATGATTGTAGATGCTAAGTGAGACAAAGAAATCTGTGGGCAGACTTTGGTGTCCTtgccaaataaaacaaataaaggtTAGAGACAGACACATTTCAGCATTCATAGAGAACAACCTTGAAAAATATGCAAAGCTGGGTTTGCCATAACACAGACGTATCTATTATTAATGACTGTTTACTTAAGTTTTCATAATGAACTGTCATGAATACAACAGTGAGAAAAATACTACACCTCAAACCAGATTTTCATTCCTCTACTTTTGCAACAATGTGCAAGAGCTAGAATCATAAGGCCATGGTAAAGATATCTGAATGTAGGTGAGTGGACTTACTAACAACCAAAAACACCTCAAACATCCATCATCGGATTTGTGCATGAGCCCATAATGGCTAAAGCTAGTAATAAAATCTCAACCAGCCTTTCTGTGATTAATCACCTTTCACGAATGCATCCCAAGTAAAATCCATCAGAAGGACACCAAATTGAGCAGgagaattgggggggggggggggggggggcttaatCGCATTCTGCCAAGCGCCTACTGTGTCTGATACAAGTGACAAAGAACTTTAATATTCAGGGGTCAATGAACTACAATACCATATGCCTCGTCCAATAAATTCGTACTGTGAGCAAATTTAAGCATTCTCTTCTTAGCCACATAAATGTTAATTAAGGCTGGTAAATCTGCTGGGGAGAAGAGCAGAGGTAATTTGGGAGATGGAAATCACTGAGACCTTCGGCACCTTCACACAGGGTATATAGCTCCATTGGGTGCTGCCTTTCTATTTGTCGGCAAGTGAGACTGGAGAACACCTCTGAATTGTGGCAGTTCAGGAGGCTCTCTAAACACAGGAAGGATTTACACAACGTTTATCTTGCAGCCAATTGATCACGGGAATATCACATAGCCTTTTTTGGGCTTAAAATAGTCCCCCCAGTTCCTCTGCTTGGCCCCAAGCACCGttacacagagcagagcagcctgATGGGTAAATCCatgtcagggagagagaaatggagctCGGTGAGCAAATAAAATATAAAGGGGATGAAAAAAGGAGGAGGACTTATTATGGTACTTCGGGAATTGAGTCGTAACAACCTCTGCCACTGCTCTTCAATTTCACATACTAAACTCATTATTAGCAAAACAAAGTCTAACGGATACAGACAGCAGTTTACCATATCCCagtcaaaataaaacacaaatgttAGTAATTCCTATGAAATGTTGAATTTTTAAAAATTACGCATTTAACCtttcttttaacaaaaataaaaatatggtCATCATCCATAAAAACAGAGAAGCTGTAGTCATTTCCGAGCAACATAAAAATGAAATTTACAGCTTGTGCACAAAACCATTTCCGCTTGTTAATATAAACAATCCCAATTAGGAAGTCTTTTATCGCAAGGGTTTTGACTAATGAGAATCAAAAAGGCCTACTACTATACACTCACCCTGCTGAAAtatattttcaaaataaaatgcaATTTTAAAGCAAGAGTCTTTCAAGACATGAGGATTATTcctcaaaaaacaacaactcatGAATATTGAACACACAGATCAATTTCAGACTCTTACTTGGCCCAATTAGAGCAATTCACAAGTCAATCACTGTAACTCACAACAGAGTATTTTAGGTCTAGAGTACAAAGTTGAACCTGTTTTGAGGGCAAACAAACACCGCAACACATCTGGCACACAATAGCAGACGATAAAGCACAGAGCCAACCCTAAAAGAACTTTATAGCTCTGTATAAGAATAAcacctcaacaacacacaccacaaaactCGCTATCCGTACTAAGAGCAGAGGGAAGCCATTTCCAGCAAAtaatgtctgtttgtttttgaatgTTTTCAACATGAAGGCTGGAAGGAAGACACAGCAGTGCGAAATAAATACCTTACAATGGTTATTTAGTGGTCAACGGTCATTCAGATCTTCATAAACACATTTGGAAAATATTCGACAAGAATGGAAGGAATGTCTTCtttgtgcacacatgcagaccGTCAGAATATCCAGCGAAGTTTGCACAGCATGACATTTTAAGACGCTTAGCAAAACATGACCCCTAGTGGCTACAGGACGGAGTGCAGgacaagagagcaagagagagtcaGGAACGCGATGACACTTACCTAAACAAGATGAACCCAATGGACTCAACCGCTGCTCTCCTCACATCATCATTCACGTCACTGACctaaaaaatacaaaacagtcTAAGCATATTTGGgagctttttgcctttattcagacaGGACTGTGAAGAGTGACTGGAAGCTGGGAGTCAGATTGGAACCCGGGTGCCCAGGTGATGTTGATGAACAGAGTAGCCACTTGCACCAAATAGTATTTCTAGTAATCGTATCGCATTTCTCAGAAGGATACAATAATTCAAAGCATTCCACTTAACCAGTGAAAACTAATAATACTATATTTAATGGGGATGTGGTTGTACTGTGATATATCTGCAGACTGAAATTAGGGTGCTGTGTCCATCAATCGCGTTTTTCAACGCTGAGAGCaccctcaacctccttttctctgcGCTTCattcaagtgtttattgttgctttgTTACCTATGCTATGAACAGATTTCAAACTTTTGAGTGCTCAGAGTGCTGCGGTAAAAAACGGTCAGTGCCGAGAGCTTATTTCCACCGACGGCACTCAGcactgtgaacgctgaactacATAGACTTTGTATTAAAAATTGTCGTCGTCGGCACaaaaaacgcgattggtggacaccGGCCCTAATACAAAGAAAGATTCGCCTAGTGATCAGTTATCTACATAGTGTAGTGGCAAAGGAACTGGACTagtatgcagtagcctgaaaagttgtgggttgaATTCCCGGATTCGACCGAGCTGCAAGGCACTTAAACACAAGTTGCTCTAGGGAGAATAcaattgtaatataattgacatatgtaagttgCTATGGTtacatgaataaatgtaatggAAATGGAAAGAGACACATCTTCAATGCACTGGCTTAGTTGTGAAAAAGAAACACTGATATCATGGCTCACATTTGCCATCGTGACGGCGATACAGCAAAAAAGGGGACTTACAGCCACATGGAGCAGGCGTCGGATGGCCTTGTTGTTCCCGGAGCCGCAGTAGGCCATGGCCACTGTGTACATTCCCGAGCGTCGCAGGATGGGGTCCTGGAGCCACAGAGACACAAAACAGAACATCAGGGTGCCGTCTGTGCAAATTGTGGGCGCCCTGTACACCCGGTCACACCTAGCCTACagactttgtgtctgtgtgcttttaaCCGGCCGACATAAAGAACAGTACAGGAGATGTTCAGCCAAACAAATGACTCAGTGTTGCATGTGTCTGGAACTGCATGTCTGGATGGGAGCCTTAAAACCAGCCATGTTAATACAGTCTCCAAATGTACAAAGGTCTGGATACTGTGGACTAACAGAATCTACAGAGTCATAAAACTACAGGTAAGCCAAAGGTCAGGTACACAGACCCAGTACATTTCATAACAATTCAATATTAGACAGACAAAAGAAACACTATATATATGAAAAGACCAACATGGCTATACCACAAGGCACACTACACCATAATCTCTTGGGTGATGCGATATAAGTTGTCATGATGTGCAACAAGTACAACACTCCAGTCAATGCACTGAAGGAAAACACCAAACAGGTTAGCGTCCCATCCTGGTAGCCAACTAGGGCCCCGTGGTACCTTGTCTCTGCAGAGGCTTTCGATGAGCGCGTCAGCCTCCTCCATCCTGCCATACATGACCATGGCGATGCCCACAGCCAGCCCGCGCAGGATCTTCTCGTGCTGGGTCTCCTGGGCGTAGCCCACCATGTCCTCGATGGCCTGGGCCGACTTGGAGCCCAGCATCACCAAGCCCAGACCGAGACCAGCAGCCTCTCCTGTACAGATGCACACGTGAAACAGTTGAGCacacgaacgaacgaacgaacgaacacacacacacacacacacacacacaggaaaggcaGATCACAAACACTCAAGCACAAGAGCGACCGCcatacacaccatacatacaGGAGGTAGGCaggacagaaacacagaaatcaagagagcgaaagaagagagaggggaaaaaaacaaaacaaatgcagaCAAAGTGGGGACTGAAGATATGAGCCATTGTTGGGGCTTTGTTATGACAACTGTCTCCTCTTGCAGACACAACAGAGCAGATAAAAGAGGATGAGCAGAGTCACTAATTACTGGTCAGCTTCCTTCAGGCACTGTCCCAAGACACCGCTCTGTTCAGTACCAAACACAGGGCCCAAAATGATAAACGCTGGCATTTATTGGGCATCGGGAGCCAGCGGAGACATAAACCTGGGCCGCCACTGAGGAATGGGTAAGCTTACAGAGACTGGCATATGCAAgtgattaactaagttagcaaatAAGCTACCAAGTCTCTCCTCAGGAAGATACTTCTCTAAACACCAGCTAGATGGTGTTTATATACAGATCCGCTATAGACGTTTTATCACATCCGAGTCGAGATGATAATGAGGGGAAAAATGGCTCAGGATTAATGAGACTCGGTGCTCCATCTGCCCCAGACCATTCATGGTTCTACAGCTGTCTGTTCTTCAGTGTTTCTGAGTAAGACAGTTGCCCTGTAGTATAAACAGCAGCGGTATTGTGATCCACTTACCTGTAACTGCGTCATCTTGATACAGGTTTGACTTCAGAAGGTCATAAACATCCTGTCGTGCTGTGCCAAGGGCTGCTAAGCCAAGGCCCAGGGCCCCACCATGGCGAACAATCTGTGAAAAAAACCAGATCAAAGCAATGGATTCAATGCAATCTGGAAATGTGATTTCCAACAACATAAACAACGACTCTTTGACACTTACATCGTTGCTGGCATTCTTGAGCTGACTGAGGAGATAATCAATGATGTCCCCTCCATGGTTGGCGTGGATGAGACCCAAGGCATACAAGCCACCACCTTCCTGATAGGCAGAGCCAGGCGAGGTGTCCTTGGGCAGGTATGTGGCCATCAACTGCAATGCTTCTTTTTCATGGCCCTGCACATTAACAGAGGCGAAAATGAGAATTTTCAAACATTCCCTCATCGCTGCACTAAGAAAACTTTGTTGAGACATGAAAGTTTACCTTGTGGATGACACCAAGGCTGGCTGTGGCTGTAAATTTGGCCCAGTTGGTCGCCCTTGCGAGCCATTCCAAATTCTCTCTGTTCAAAAGGTattaaaaacaatacattaaCATTTTTGTATCTTTCTGTATGTAAAGTGTAACCTTAGTCTTGGTTACTTTCATTAGATCAACTATAAAAAGGACCCTACCTTAGAAACTGGTCACTTGTGGTTCCTGTATGCATGAAGGAGTTGGCTATGACCGTTGCTGTGTGACACACTGAATTTCGAACAGCATCCtgacacataaaacaaacacgAAGGACAACTTAGTTGAAGAGGCTAAAAAATGCATCCAAGGTACTAACCAATACtatgaaatattaaatgtgtttgtttttggcaGGTTATGTCCACAGTATAATGCACTGAGGATGGGGACTTTAGGTCTCTTTTAAGTATGGTGGGCCAATAAATCACTTTTTTGACGTTAactctcattttttttaaatatacagTTTGTGAGCGAGCTCCATTCCTGTTTTTTTACATATTATAACAGGCTAGGACTATTTCATACAATCAACATACTGTTTTTTACCTAATTCTAAGAGCTAGAATTATGGCATTGTGGTAGCATGTCTCGATAGCCTCGCCCCAGTCCAC
This genomic interval carries:
- the htr2b gene encoding 5-hydroxytryptamine receptor 2B, whose translation is MSQRDQVSLLLLPNASDPLDSNASLVESADGEEPLPLRWASLLILLVIIPTIGGNILVIMAVSLERKLQNATNYFLMSLAVADLLVGLLVMPLALLSVLFNSDWPLPEFLCPIWLFLDVLFSTASIMHLCAISLDRYIAIKRPIQHSQYKSRAKAMAKIALVWIISIGIAIPIPIKGLRIFHHPNNITFNQNHTCLLKQDSFKDFIMFGSLAAFFIPLTVMLVIYLLTIQALRKKAYLLRSRVTQRYSRPTISTVCQRDQPNSSPSDSTKLAMLEGVKRNRTGSPQNPFTGQDIPMRRLSTMGKKSMQNISNEQRASKVLGIVFLLFVVMWCPFFITNVTAVFCKSCDIKVVGRLMGIFEWIGYVSSGVNPLVYTLFNKNFREAFARYITCNYSGGPRPPKVQQKTLTRISFRSSVAENSKLFMKNGMKNGISPVNYQSPLRRRSAPIQSSTSVLLDTLLLTENDDGKPDENVSYV